In the genome of Sphingopyxis sp. YF1, the window ACGGGTTTGCGCCCCTTGATCCACGCTTCATATTGCGGCTGCGTCGTCGCCCAGTTCCAGTAACCGGTGTCGAGCCGGACGATCCCGTCGCCGGCTTCGGCCGCGCTGACGCGTTCCTCCAGCTTCTCCTGAAAGGGCAGGTAGCACAGCTCCTGCACCATCACCTTGCGCGCCGCGCTTTCGCCGGTGACGGGGTCGAGCGGCATCAGCCGCTTGAAGAAGCGTTCGTCGTGGAGGAGGAACATGAAGCGCGACTTGGGCACGCGGAGCCCCGGCACCTCGATGAAGGGCACCTCGTCGATCAGGTGCGGCGCCAGGTCGTCGGCGCGCGGGCGGCCGGTCTCTGCCGCCAGCCGGTCGAACAGCCGGCCGGCATCGTCCAGCATCCGCCGCCGTACGAAGGGCCAGAAGCGTTCGGTCGTGCCGCCGGCATCGGTCACGGTCAGTTCGTCGAGCGGCGCGATGCCCAGATTTTCCTCGAACACCGATGCGCTGCTTCCCGGTTTCCACCGGTCGCCGAGTTCGAATTCCTTCGGCGCGGCAAGCTTCTGGAGCAGCGACAGGAAATAATAGGTCGCGGGGTCATAACCCGCCTGGTCGCCCTCGGCGTGCAACGAGGCATAATGGTGGCTGAACCCCATATGATAGCTGAGCGCGCCATTGTTGTGGGCGAGCCAGAAGCGCCGGAACCGCACGGCGCGTTCGTCGTTCAGCCCTGCGGGCTCGGCCCGGTAGGTCACGCCCTCGGTCGACCATTGTGCCGAGGCGGGGGGCTTGAAGCGCAGTCGCTCGTGCGCGCGGATGGTCTTTTCGGTGGCCTTGCGATGGGCATGGCGGGCGTGCCTGTCGGCATCGGCGGGCAGCGGCAGCGCGTCGGCGGCGGCGAGCAGATGTTCCTGCACTTCGCCCAGCACCTCGCGGTCGGCGATGTCGTTGAACAGCGGATCGATCGCGTTGCGCAGCAGCAGCGAGGGCAGGTGGTTCGCCTGCATCGCGCCGAACTGGTCGTGACGGAGCGGCTTGCCCGCCTGTCCCGCGGCGGCGGCGACGCGATCGGGTTCGATATAGAGCGACAGCGTCCAGTAGAGCGTGCCCGGCCGGGCGGTCTCGAAACCCAGCGCGTCGTCCCAGTCCCCCCGAACCGTCATCCCGTCCTATCCCCCTGCGTCCGCGGCCGCGGCGAGTGCGCGGAAACTGTCGAAATCCCCCGTCGGCCGCCCGCCGCGCAGCCAGGCGAGGGCGGGTTCCATCGGCAGCAGTCGCACCGGCGCGGTGCGCGCGGCGAGCGCCGCGAGCTGCGCCGTCGCGACCCCGCCGGGTACGTCGGCGGCGCCTTTCAGCACCGATATGCCGAAGAAGCTTTGCAGATGGTCGTGGAAAAGCCCGGGGTCGATGGTTTCGTCCGGATATCCGACCGCGGCATAGATCAGCCCGTCGTCGGCCTGCTGGTCGGCCGACAGCGCCGGCTGGACATAGGGAAAATCGACGATGCGCGTACCGACGCGCGCCCAGATCGCCAGCCGGTCGATCTGGTCGGTGCCCGAATGCGCGGTGTCGGCGGCATATTCCTCGGGGGTCAGGCGCAGCGGATCATTCTGTTCGATGAAGACCGCGGGCGGCGGTCCGTCGCGGTCGAGGCCGAGCGCGACCAGCGCGAGTTCGCGCACCGCGCCGAGGATGACCCGCAGCAGCCCGCGCCCGCGTGCCGCGTCCTCGACATAGACATAGTTGAGCGCGACCGCCGCGGGGGGCAGGTGCGCGCCGCGATCGATCGCGGTCGCGAGGAAATTGGCGCCGCCGAGCAGGATGCCCTCCGCATCCTCGAACACCGCGACCAGCTCCGAATGGGTGCGGCCAAAGGCGTGGCGATGGCTCCGGTTGAGCGCGAGGCACGCCTCGAACCCGCCCAGTTCCTCGCGTTCGTCGGGAAGCACGAAGGCGCGGTCGTAGCCCGAAAAGAAGCGCGTCAGTACCGGCGACGCGGCGTCGTCCGACGCGGTGACGCGCACTCCGTCGGCAAGATCGAGCCTTATCAACTGATTGTCCGCCCCACCGGTCATCGCCGACATTTGCCATGCCGTCCGGGCGGCGGCAAGGCGCTGTCGTCAACTGACGCCATAGGCGGCCTGGACCATCGATCGGAACAGGCGCAGCTGGCGGCCCATCAGCTGGTGGTCGCCGAGCGCGCGGGTCAGCACGATCGAGCCTTCGATGACCGCGCTGAAGCTGTCGGCGATCGTGTCGAGATCGATCGGGGCCAGCGGGCGGTGCTGCTCCTCGATCGCCGCGAACCACAGGCGGAACCGTTCGCGCCAGCGGATCGCGGCTTCGAACAGGAGCGCCCGCACTTCGCGATCGAACGCCTGTTCCTGATAGATGATCGCGGCGACGAGGCACCCCGGGTGCACCGCCTCCATCTCGTCCATCAGGTCGGCATAGAGGTCGAGGAAGATCAGGAAACGCTGCATCGGATCGTCGGCGAGCGCGTGCGCGCGGCCGGTCAGCGCATCCATCTCGGCGTCGTCTTCGGCGAGGAAGCGTTGCAGAAGCTCGCGGGCGAGGTCGCCCTTGTCGCGGAAATGATAGAAGAAACCGCCCTTCGAAATGCCCGCCGCTTCGACCAGTTCGTCGATCGACGTCGCGGCGAAGCCCTTGTATAATATCGCATCATTGGCGGCATCGAGCAGCCGCTCGCGCGTCTTCTTGCCTTTCGGCTGCACCCCGGATGCTGTTTCCGGTGCGGCATGCGATTCCGAACGCGCCTCATCCATCGCCGACGTCCCCTCTACGCCCCGTGAAATCGGCGGAAATCCTGCGGGAAAATAAAAGCGACCGCAAGTCCACTATCGCGGTCCCGGCGCTTGGCATATCGGGGGCGGACGATGCCTGCAGCCAAGGGGGACGCAGCGATGTTCGGCCTTTATCACGCGATCGCGCTGTCGATGTTCGCCTTTTTCGCGATCGTCGATCTGGTCTTCCGGGCGCGGACCTTTCCGGACGTGCCGCGGTGGCGCGCAAAGGGCATCGCCTTCACGCTGATCTACTTCGGCGTCACCACCTATTCGCCGCTGATGTGGGACACGATGCTGGGCCAATATCAGCTCGTCGACGGATCGCGTTGGCCCTTCTGGGCGCAGGTGGCGATCGGCTTCCTCGGCTATGAATTCCTGATCTATGCCTGGCATCGCACCATGCACAATGTCCAGCCGCTGTGGCGCTGGCTGCACCAGATGCACCACAGCGCCGAACGCGTCGATATCTGGGGCACCTTCTATTTTCACCCGTTCGACATGATCGGCTGGGCGCTGCTCGGCAGCTGCGCGCTCGTGCTCGGCATCGGGCTGACGGCGGAGGCGGCGCTCGTCGTGTCGGTCGGGGCGGCCTTTTGCACCATCTTCCAGCACGCCAACGTCCGTACGCCGCGCTGGCTGGGCTATCTGGTGACGCGGCCCGAAAGCCATTCGGTGCATCATGAACGCGGGGTCCACGCCTATAATTACGGCGATATTCCGCTCTTCGACATGCTCTTCGGCACCTTTCGCAACCCGCGCGAATGGCAGGCGGAGGCGGGCTTTTTCGACGGATCGTCGCGGCAGATGGGCAAGATGCTGATCGGCAGGGAAATCGCGTAACGACAGAAGAGGGGACAGGCGAATGAAGGCAGGGATGATGATCGCGCTGCTCGCGCTCGGCACGGCGGGCTGCTCCGAACCGGCCGCAGAGAAGGTCGGGGAAGCCGAGGCCGCATCGGCCGAAATCGATACCGCCGGCTACGATATCGCGGTTCGCTGTCAGGCCAGCTTCGATGCCGTGGCGCGCCTCTACAAGATATTGTCCGAACAGGCGACGGGCGCCGAGCGTGAGGAGATGGCGGCCACCGCGACCCAGCGCTCGGCAGCCGCGGAGGCCTATCGCGGCATCGCGCGCAGCGTCGGCACGAAAATGGGGCGGTCGGGCGCGGACGTCGATGCCGCGATCAAGGCCGCTGCCGGAACCGTGGACGCCGAATTCGAAAAACGCCCGTTCGAGGATTTCGCGAGCTGGGTCGCGCAGGAGGCCGACCGCTGCCCGCCGCCATCGACCTAGCGGCGCGCTCGGGCCCCGCGAGCCCATCCGCCACGCCACCCCGCTTCTGCGAAAGGAACGATCATGGCCCACGACCTGCGTCCCGGCGAACAGCCGATCGACAGCTGGACGCTGTTCTACCTGCC includes:
- a CDS encoding TetR/AcrR family transcriptional regulator, whose product is MDEARSESHAAPETASGVQPKGKKTRERLLDAANDAILYKGFAATSIDELVEAAGISKGGFFYHFRDKGDLARELLQRFLAEDDAEMDALTGRAHALADDPMQRFLIFLDLYADLMDEMEAVHPGCLVAAIIYQEQAFDREVRALLFEAAIRWRERFRLWFAAIEEQHRPLAPIDLDTIADSFSAVIEGSIVLTRALGDHQLMGRQLRLFRSMVQAAYGVS
- a CDS encoding sterol desaturase family protein, translating into MFGLYHAIALSMFAFFAIVDLVFRARTFPDVPRWRAKGIAFTLIYFGVTTYSPLMWDTMLGQYQLVDGSRWPFWAQVAIGFLGYEFLIYAWHRTMHNVQPLWRWLHQMHHSAERVDIWGTFYFHPFDMIGWALLGSCALVLGIGLTAEAALVVSVGAAFCTIFQHANVRTPRWLGYLVTRPESHSVHHERGVHAYNYGDIPLFDMLFGTFRNPREWQAEAGFFDGSSRQMGKMLIGREIA